TAAATGGTTAGGAATAACAAAATAGTTTACGCCAATTCCAATGAAAATACTGCCGATTAATATCGATGCTATTTTTTGCAGCAAATGTATCACGCACCATATAACTTGTCCTGAAAATTTCCGCTTATTAAAAGATATGTAGGGTTAATCCAAATTATCCGTAAAAATGAGTTGAAAAAGGAGCCATTCTTGTGATTATTGCAATTATTGTTTTATTGTTTGTTTCATTTTTCTTCTCAGGAAGTGAAACGGCGTTGACAGCCACCAATAAGATGAAGCTAAAGACAAAAGCTGATAAAAATGATAAAAAGGCAGAAAAACTCTTGGATCTGGTTTCCAAACCAAGTGAGTTTATAACAACTATTTTAATCGGAAACAATATAGCCAATATATTACTCCCGACGCTCGTGACAACGCTTGCGATTCAATATGGATTTAATGTTGGTCTTGCTTCTGCTATTTTAACGGTTACCATTATTGTTTTTTCCGAAGTCATTCCAAAATCAGTGGCGGCTGCCTTTCCCAATCGTATTTCATTAGCTGTTTCACCGGTAATACGTTTTTTCATGGTACTGTTTAAGCCAGTCACGATTGTGCTGAATTGGCTGACGGACAACATTACCGGGGCACTGGCAAAGAGGGACCCGAATGATAATGTGTCTGTGTCCAAAGAAGAATTACGCAGCATGATCGATATTGCCGACTCGGAAGGGACATTCAACGATGCGGAGTCTCATCGTATTAAAGGGGTACTTGACTTTTACAATTTGGATGTTAAAGATGTCCTGAAAACACCACGGGTCGATATTATGGCACTGCCATCCACCGCTTCTTTTGAGGAAGTAAGAGATGTTGCCATCCAAAATCCATTTACGAGGTATCCTGTGTATAATACGAGTATAGATGATATTTTTGCAGTCTTTCATTCAAAATATTTGATTTCCTGGTCCATGGAGCCTGAGAAACCGTTACAGGCATTCAGTTACCCGGATCCGCTAATTGTATTTGAGTTTCAGTCGATTGAATGGGTTTTCCGGAAAATGACGAAAGAGAAGAAGCATATGGCGATTGTGCTTGATGAATATGGTGGTACAGAAGGAATACTGACACATGAAGATGCCATTGAAGCAATGATTGGATTGGAAATTGAAGATGAAATAGACCTTGAAGGTGAGGGAATCGTTGAAGCACTTTCGGAGAATGAAATAATTTGTGATGGAAAAATCACCCTTCATCGACTTAATTCACTTTTTGATACCGAAATTCCCGAAGAAGAGGATGTACTTGCCGGTTATTTGCTGAAGGAATTTAATGATTTTCCTGAAGAGGGAGAAACCATTGAGCGAAACAATTTGACATTTAAAATACTGGAAATGGAAGGAAGAATGATTAGGAAAGTTCAGATTAATAAATAATGTTGAGCTTTCCGAATGTAAAAGGCCAATAATATGTGTTTGACTGTAGTTGACGATTAGGCTATACTACTATCATAAAGTAAGAGGTTTTCTAGGGTTCCGCAGCAGAGGCTGGGCTGGTCCGAGAGAAAACGCACGGAACGTGTACACGGCGGGACAAAAGCCCGGGAGGATATCTGAGTGATGGATATCGTCCCGGGCTTTTTTATTTTTTAACCCGGGTTAAATTTTCAGGACTGTACATTGAGGTGATTATCATGAATAAAAGCTGGAATATATTATTTTTGGCAGGATTATTTGAAATTGGCTGGGTAGTTGGATTGAAGCATGCTGATAGTGTTTGGACATGGAGTCTGACCGCGGTTGCCATTTATCTTAGTATGCATCTGCTTATACTTGCTACCCAAAATCTTCCGGTAGGCACATCATACGCTGTATTTGCCGGAATCGGAACGACCGGGACCGTGATTCTGGAAATTGTGGTGTTTGGCGAGCCATTCCACCTGATTAAAATTATTCTTATTTTAATACTGTTAAGCGGTGTGATCGGGTTGAAACTGGTAACAGATGAACAGGCAGGTGAATGGGAATCATGAGTTGGATTTATTTAGTCATAGCCGGGTTTGGAGAAGTGTTAGGTGTTATGGGAATCAATAAAGTCAATCAGGAAAAAAGTCTTTTCTCATTCACGTGGCTGATCGGCGGATTTTTATTTAGTTTTCTGTTTTTGACCCTGGCAATGGAAGGTCTGCCAATGGGGACTGCTTATGCCATCTGGACTGGAATCGGCACGGCCGGGAGTGCGATTGCCGGTATGATTTTTTATGAAGAATCAACGGATTGGCGCCGCATGCTGTTTATCAGTATGATTATTGTGGCAGCTGCAGGATTAAAGCTGATCAGCTAGGGCATGTTTAGTTGGCGGATTATGCGGATAAACACTACTATGAAATCGTAATACTGATTAAGGGAGTACCTGTATCCGATGAATTTACGTCAACAGATTAAACAGCTGGAAAAGGTTAAAAAAGAAGGAAACAATAAAGTAATGTCGATGTATTTGAACACAGACCCTTCTGACCTTGAGCAGCATTTCCGCAAAGGTATTATATTATTTGCGACTGCTGGATCATGAAGAGTCAAAAGTGCTGGAAGAAATATTCAATTGAGTATTTTACGATATTAGCTGCTTCCTATTTCCCGGACTTATTTTCCGCTATTTTCGAAAATAACCCTTGATTGAACGACTTGGCGGACATATTTTCCGTTATCCCGTTAAATTACAGGTGAATCGCTTCTTTTTTGATGAATAGCAGAACAAATGTCCGCGAACAGCCTAAAAACACTACTTTTGTCACATATAGCGGAAAATATGTCCGCTTAGCCTTATTCGGAATCCCCTATGCTTCCTGACATACCGGACACAATCCGTATATCTCAAATTTATGTCCTTCGATTGCATAGTTGCCTAGGGATTGCCGCACTTCATCCATTGGACAGACTTCGATTTCCTTGGTTTTTCCGCAATCTTTGCAAATAAAATGATGGTGATGATGATGTGTGCAGCTGATCCGAAAGTGCCTTTCACCATTTAACTCGGTTGTTTCCAGTACGCCAATTTCATCAAATAAGTGCAGATTGCGATATACCGTATCAAAACTGATGCCTTTATATGCTGGCTCCAAATAGTTAAGCAGGTCTTTTGCTGTCCGGTAGCCGTCAGCTTCGGAAAAGAAACGCAATATATCTCTTCGCTTTGTGGTAGTTTTATAACCTTGTTTTTTTATTTCTTTGATGGCTTCATTCAGTTCCATTCGTAATCCCCCTTTTCCCTGGAGCTAACTTGAAACGTTTCATTCCAATCGATACGAGCAGGATGACAATCGATACAACGACTATTGTGCCTCCTGGTGGAATGCTGAAATAATATCCACTTATTAATCCTATAATAACAGCCAGTTCACCGAATACAACAGAAAATAGAATCATTTGCTTAAAACCCCGGGCCAGTCGCATACTGGCCGCAACAGGCAGTGTCATCAAAGCGGATACGAGCAATACGCCGACAACCCGAATGGAAGCGGCAATTACCAGTGCGGTTAATACAATGAACATCAGGTGTATTCGTTTTGCATGAATTCCTGAGATAACGGCGTGTTCCTCGTCAAATGAAAGGGTGACAAGTTCTTTATAGAATAATCGGATGACCAGAACGATGACGATGGAAATGCCCAAAATCGAATAAAAATCTTTTTGGCTTACTGCAGAAACGGACCCGA
The genomic region above belongs to Virgibacillus doumboii and contains:
- a CDS encoding metal ABC transporter permease, producing MLADFLQYDFLRHTFLTGLLVGIIAPLLGTFIVVRRLSLIADALSHVTLAGIAFGLLLEKKFAFGFITPLYSGMGFSVLGSIFIEKLRGVYKAYQELAIPIILSGGVGLSVIFIALADGFNTELFNYLFGSVSAVSQKDFYSILGISIVIVLVIRLFYKELVTLSFDEEHAVISGIHAKRIHLMFIVLTALVIAASIRVVGVLLVSALMTLPVAASMRLARGFKQMILFSVVFGELAVIIGLISGYYFSIPPGGTIVVVSIVILLVSIGMKRFKLAPGKRGITNGTE
- a CDS encoding DMT family transporter encodes the protein MNKSWNILFLAGLFEIGWVVGLKHADSVWTWSLTAVAIYLSMHLLILATQNLPVGTSYAVFAGIGTTGTVILEIVVFGEPFHLIKIILILILLSGVIGLKLVTDEQAGEWES
- a CDS encoding DMT family transporter gives rise to the protein MSWIYLVIAGFGEVLGVMGINKVNQEKSLFSFTWLIGGFLFSFLFLTLAMEGLPMGTAYAIWTGIGTAGSAIAGMIFYEESTDWRRMLFISMIIVAAAGLKLIS
- a CDS encoding Fur family transcriptional regulator encodes the protein MELNEAIKEIKKQGYKTTTKRRDILRFFSEADGYRTAKDLLNYLEPAYKGISFDTVYRNLHLFDEIGVLETTELNGERHFRISCTHHHHHHFICKDCGKTKEIEVCPMDEVRQSLGNYAIEGHKFEIYGLCPVCQEA
- a CDS encoding hemolysin family protein, which translates into the protein MIIAIIVLLFVSFFFSGSETALTATNKMKLKTKADKNDKKAEKLLDLVSKPSEFITTILIGNNIANILLPTLVTTLAIQYGFNVGLASAILTVTIIVFSEVIPKSVAAAFPNRISLAVSPVIRFFMVLFKPVTIVLNWLTDNITGALAKRDPNDNVSVSKEELRSMIDIADSEGTFNDAESHRIKGVLDFYNLDVKDVLKTPRVDIMALPSTASFEEVRDVAIQNPFTRYPVYNTSIDDIFAVFHSKYLISWSMEPEKPLQAFSYPDPLIVFEFQSIEWVFRKMTKEKKHMAIVLDEYGGTEGILTHEDAIEAMIGLEIEDEIDLEGEGIVEALSENEIICDGKITLHRLNSLFDTEIPEEEDVLAGYLLKEFNDFPEEGETIERNNLTFKILEMEGRMIRKVQINK